Proteins from one Setaria italica strain Yugu1 chromosome V, Setaria_italica_v2.0, whole genome shotgun sequence genomic window:
- the LOC101766806 gene encoding uncharacterized protein LOC101766806, with protein sequence MVESNAPRSTAPAAAGLFRVPGLFVRLSTKGAADPDTVWSPTSPLDFKSLRSSPPRVGLGLVDALTVADGSCCSVHHLGCRSSFLDSIRPFLELVLPKAACGKAASSPGVAATPDEVSAYAADCEEYTCVISRGANPRTTHILAGETLEVRGRGEAGGGGCRKAIFSIEPLSDQQPSTSSPASAAAPGRCRCCIKKLPEKMDIFMYLGKAFCSNECRKGYMEEEIEEAEELMILDSALNL encoded by the exons ATGGTGGAATCCAATGCCCCGCGGAGCaccgcgcctgccgccgccgggctcTTCAGGGTGCCGGGCCTCTTCGTGAGGCTGAGCACCAAGGGAGCGGCGGACCCGGACACGGTGTGGAGCCCGACCTCCCCGCTGGACTTCAAGAGCCTCCGGTCCAGCCCGCCGCGggtcggcctcggcctcgtcgACGCCCTCACCGTCGCCGACGGGAGCTGCTGCTCCGTGCACCACCTGGGTTGCAGGAGCTCGTTCCTCGACTCCATCAGGCCGTTCCTCGAGCTCGTGCTGCCTAAGGCGGCGTGCGGGAaggccgcctcgtcgccgggcGTCGCCGCCACCCCGGACGAGGTGAGCGCGTACGCAGCGGACTGCGAGGAGTACACCTGCGTCATCTCGCGCGGGGCGAACCCGCGGACGACGCACATCCTCGCCGGCGAGACGCTGGAGGTGCGCGGCAGGGGCGAAGCGGGCGGTGGTGGTTGCAGGAAGGCGATTTTCAGCATCGAGCCTTTGAGCGACCAGCAGCCGTCAACGTCATCGCCGGCTAGTGCGGCCGCGcccggccgctgccgctgctgcatcAAGAAGCTGCCGGAGAAGATGGACATCTTCATGTACCT GGGCAAGGCGTTCTGCAGCAACGAGTGCAGGAAAGGGTacatggaggaggagatcgaggaggcggaggagctcaTGATTCTGGACTCTGCGCTGAATCTCTGA
- the LOC101766391 gene encoding trihelix transcription factor ASIL1 translates to MGDDAAHELEALAAAMVDDAAAAASPSPSPASSSGGSPSPSSPRAKRRRTDQYALGFEFAPRLAPYEVEVLAPRAAPKWTERSTFALLDAWGDRFVRPGAGRSGIRADEWLEVARLTSAAAGQPAGYYSETHCRNRVDTLRKQFKKEMDKARLAARRDLPSPFGPVKWVYYDKMVSILRPSPPAPPPHPPLPPFQPPVVKRRRDTQPSPRLGWGMKAPECLLGGGGEPRPGLSRPGAELGEPEPQKVCAVEGDRNGFMALTESIQKFGEVFARMESSKRRHMAEVEQMRRDLQRDLDAKWREILEKAKAEIACLSDEDGDGSDVEEDEDGGDDKRLEDGGGEVQNNGAMDASP, encoded by the coding sequence ATGGGCGACGACGCGGCCCACGAGCTCGAGGCCCTAGCCGCGGCCATGGtcgacgacgcggccgccgccgcgtccccctccccctcccccgcttCCTCATCAGGCGGCTCCCCGTCGCCCTCCTCCCCGCGcgccaagcgccgccgcacCGACCAGTACGCGCTCGGCTTCGAGTTCGCCCCGCGACTGGCGCCGTACGAGGTCGAGGTCCtggccccgcgcgccgcgcccaaGTGGACGGAGCGCTCCACCTTCGCGCTCCTCGACGCCTGGGGCGACCGCTTCGTCCGACCGGGGGCGGGGCGCAGCGGCATTCGCGCCGATGAGTGGCTCGAGGTCGCCCGCCTcacgtccgccgccgcgggtcAGCCCGCGGGGTACTACTCCGAGACGCACTGCCGCAACCGCGTCGACACGCTCAGGAAGCAATTCAAGAAGGAGATGGACAAGgcgcgcctcgccgcgcgccgcgacCTCCCCTCCCCCTTTGGCCCCGTGAAATGGGTCTACTATGACAAGATGGTGTCAATCCTGCGCCCGTCGCCCCCGGCTCCTCCACCGCACCCGCCCCTGCCCCCGTTCCAGCCTCCGGTCGTGAAGCGCCGCCGTGACACGCAGCCATCGCCGCGCTTGGGATGGGGGATGAAGGCTCCGGAGTGCCTgctgggcggcggtggggagccAAGGCCAGGGCTTTCAAGGCCGGGAGCGGAATTGGGTGAACCTGAACCGCAGAAAGTCTGTGCTGTTGAAGGGGATCGGAACGGGTTCATGGCTCTCACAGAGTCGATTCAGAAGTTTGGGGAGGTTTTTGCGAGGATGGAGAGTAGCAAGAGGCGGCACATGGCAGAGGTGGAGCAAATGAGGAGGGATTTGCAAAGGGACCTCGATGCAAAGTGGAGGGAGATTTTGGAGAAGGCGAAAGCGGAGATTGCATGTCTCAGTGATGAGGATGGGGATGGGAGTGATGtggaagaggatgaggatggtggTGATGATAAGAGATTGGAGGATGGTGGTGGTGAAGTGCAAAACAATGGTGCCATGGATGCTTCTCCGTAG
- the LOC101752735 gene encoding potassium channel KAT6, translated as MARPAADEGESWTLPAANNGSRGISGELLPAFGEPFPCSVGNTIINPYDGRYRWWQAFLIVLVLYSAWASPFELALEKAATAPLLVVDLVVDVFFAADIAVSFFVTYFDRSANLFVDDRRKIATRYLTRPWFAMDVASTVPFQIIYRLVSGSSTGFRYLNLLRLWRLRRVSKLFARWEKDIRFNYFYTRLVKLIGVTLFALHSSACIFLWMAFHHRDKEHTWLGSQVRDFTDRSVWVGYTYAVYWSITTLATVGYGDLHAVNPGEMAFATGYMLFNLGLTSYIIGNMTNLVVHAATNTFRMRDMVRRVSTFGAANQLPRELREQMMASAQLRFNAGEVVQQQLLSDLPRALRSGVAQHLFGDTVQRCYLFQGVSSGLVVQLVSEMVAGYFPPKADIVLQNETSTDCYIVVSGAVDVLATADDGTEKLVMKVGPHGMAGEMGVIFGTPQPFTVRSRRLTQVVRISRSHLLQILRPNTADADTVHANFVQYLRSLREHVAVDAPFFREILSDTGLDRLQNYAIFQKQLHEGARIVRDQDARLGSQQHEETAPCNMLLRRQHKPRVVIHDHFPGDGTEKTRNRAGGKLVCLPDSLQELMKVAEAKFGKAVRTVLTVDGAEVEDVAVLRDGDHLVLCW; from the exons ATGGCAAGACCAGCGGCGGACGAGGGAGAAAGCTGGACACTGCCGGCGGCGAACAACGGCAGCCGCGGCATTTCCGGCGAGCTCCTCCCTGCGTTCGGTGAACCCTTCCCTTGTTCCGTCGGAAACACCATAATCAACCCTTACGACGGCCGGTACAG GTGGTGGCAGGCGTTCCTGATCGTGCTGGTGCTGTACTCGGCGTGGGCGTCGCCGTTCGAGCTGGCCCTCGAGAaggccgccaccgcgccgctccTCGTCGTGGACCTGGTCGTCGACGTCTTCTTCGCCGCCGACATCGCCGTCTCCTTCTTCGTCACCTACTTCGACAGGTCCGCCAACCTCTTCGTCGACGACCGAAGGAAGATCGCCACGAGGTACCTGACGCGGCCGTGGTTCGCCATGGACGTGGCCtcgacggtcccgttccagatCATCTACCGGCTGGTCAGCGGCAGCAGCACCGGGTTCAGGTACCTCAATCTTCTCCGGCTGTGGAGGCTACGGCGCGTCAGTAAGCTCTTTGCAAG ATGGGAGAAGGACATCAGATTCAACTACTTCTACACCAGGCTCGTAAAGCTCATCGGC GTGACGCTGTTCGCGCTGCACTCGTCGGCGTGCATCTTCCTGTGGATGGCGTTCCACCACCGGGACAAGGAGCACACGTGGCTGGGAAGCCAGGTGCGCGACTTCACGGACCGCAGCGTCTGGGTCGGCTACACCTACGCCGTGTACTGGTCCATCACCACGCTCGCCACCGTCGGCTACGGCGACCTGCACGCCGTGAACCCCGGCGAGATGGCGTTCGCCACCGGCTACATGCTCTTCAACCTCGGCCTGACCTCCTACATCATCGGCAACATGACCAACCTCGTCGTCCACGCCGCCACCAACACCTTCAGGATGAGGGACATGGTGCGGCGGGTCTCGACGTTCGGGGCCGCGAACCAGCTGCCGCGGGAGCTGAGGGAGCAGATGATGGCGAGCGCGCAGCTCAGGTTCAACGCCGGGGAGGTGgtccagcagcagctgctgtcCGACCTGCCCAGGGCGCTCCGGTCCGGGGTCGCGCAGCACCTGTTCGGGGACACGGTGCAGCGCTGCTACCTGTTCCAGGGCGTCTCCAGCGGCCTCGTCGTGCAGCTGGTTTCAGAGATGGTGGCGGGGTATTTCCCCCCGAAGGCGGACATTGTCCTGCAGAATGAGACCTCGACGGACTGCTACATCGTCGTGTCCGGTGCAGTG GACGTGTTGGCAACTGCTGACGATGGAACAGAGAAG CTTGTGATGAAGGTAGGGCCGCACGGCATGGCAGGGGAAATGGGGGTGATCTTTGGCACCCCACAGCCGTTCACCGTCCGGAGCAGGAGGCTCACGCAGGTTGTGCGCATCAGCCGGAGCCATCTTCTGCAGATACTACGGCCCAACACTGCAGACGCGGACACTGTACACGCCAATTTTGTTCAGTACCTCAGATCTCTGAGGGAACACGTTGCGGTGGATGCGCCATTTTTCAGGGAGATCCTTTCCGACACAGGCCTG GATCGGCTTCAGAACTATGCCATATTTCAAAAGCAGTTGCACGAAGGCGCCAGGATCGTTCGGGACCAAGATGCCAGGCTTGGCTCCCAGCAACACGAAGAGACAGCTCCCTGCAACATGTTGCTGCGTCGACAACACAAGCCACGAGTGGTCATCCATGATCACTTCCCCGGCGATGGCACTGAGAAGACTCGGAACCGTGCAGGGGGGAAGCTCGTCTGCCTTCCGGATTCGCTGCAAGAGCTGATGAAAGTTGCCGAGGCGAAGTTTGGGAAGGCGGTGAGGACGGTGCTCACCGTCGACGGCGCCGAGGTGGAAGACGTCGCCGTGCTAAGAGACGGGGATCACCTGGTGCTGTGTTGGTAG